TTCAGAAatattgagtttcagcacacattcgtgggatctacttctgatcgtTCCCAGCAGCCCGATGAGCCCCATACTCAGTCCGGGTCCCAGTCTGAGCACGCCCCACCTGCAGATCGTCCAGACACGGATGACGTGAACGTCCTGGGTAATTTGATTTAtagtttttatattaatttctcttacaatctaactattttaaatcatttaccTTTAATGGACTTGTTattttatagatggactggggagagtgaggagAACACGAGGGCCCACTCGAGCACGGGACGTATGGAGCCTAcctgaggatgagaagattgtcgtccattgcaacgaactggggcagcccatcaagaatgctgcaagcattttatccACTTTTTTAGGATCAGTTGCGCGGAAGGGACaattgtgtccgctcaactatacgaaatggaatgaaatgcttccttcgtataagattgagcttcttagaattgttgaggtaaagaattgaagttgcttactatttttaattattttttgatttaacattgatataacatttttgactttgatgtagacaaagtttgtccttcctgcaaatagccatgattgggtgctgaagtccgtcaaccgcaaatggaaagaatataaggcaAAGCTAAAGGCGGATTGGAAGCACGAGGGCATgactgaagaggaggtggcccgtgtttgtcctccagatgtaatctctcatcagtggagggagcttgtccactactggttttccgagagagctcaggttgtgtatattttttcaataccttagattgtatttaatattattatagattagaaatttatacattgtataaattatattgtttattgtttttcggggaagacatattccaatattggtagagctgctcgagcatcgcagactgttcctcacacttcaggctccatgagttatgcaaggcgtagagctgaattcgtaagttttgttgaaactctttaaatttatcttaaattattctatcatatagcatgtatactcgtgaaatatactttttgttgtaggtggatgataatgggagggagcctggtagggtggagttttataagatgactcacacccaccgagatggcagctttgtccgggaggagtcaagagatatagttgtatgtattcatctttgacttgtgctgtattttttttggttctattattcgcatacattaatttgattttttttttgagagatataggatagggcaacaaatcttatttcagagcgcgtcggggggtcatcatcatccgacgcgaacaatcatattgaagctcaagtgcttactgaattgatgggcccagagcgttatggtcgagtgcggggttacggcgttggagttacccccactcagttgtcttcaGTGGGCACATATATAAGAAATGCCAGAGAAGGTAGTAACACTGCAGAAGTTCGTCATCTTCAAGCAACTATTGAGAGCTGAAGCAAAACCAAAcaaatttgcagtctcagcttacGAATATTACATCCATGTTACAACGATTTCTACCTTCTCAGGTAATTAACTTTATTATATTTCAatactttacatattatcaattatgatatatgagttaatgtatcacattattcctaacttttaaggtttctctttttttttttgtagattcctgatTCTTCAAACGCTTGTAGacatgatgatgatggagctgaatcccgtccctgatgcattctagattatcttttatgagtttgatatgtacatgtttcttatttttcagagtacattgtaatttgaagtctattaagcaaatttttaatcagatatgacaatattcaTATTTCGAATGATCTGAGTGTTTATGTCAATGTATCAATTTAATAcaggtttatattgttatattgacTGTATTGTAATGTGTGTTATGTCAATGTATCAATTTAATAcaggtttatattgttatattgacTGTATTGTAATGTGTGTTATGTAATATGAattcgtatttttattttttttaaaaaaaaacaattcccgacgtttttaagcgtcggtaaaagacCCCGTGGCACAGTACTGGCACGCTTTCACCAACGATAAAAAGCTTTAAGCGTCAGGGAAAAACTTCGTGGGACAGCACTGGCATAAGgatctaccgacgcttaaaagcatcgtaAGTTTCCGATGCTAGTTAGCGTCGGCGAAAACCAGAGAATTTCATACCGTCGGGTTATTGCCGACGCAAATGCGTGTTTTTGGCCGACGCTATATAAGCGTCGGTATATccctgtttttgccgacgctttcgtcATGCGTCAGCAAAAAATTATGCCACTCTGGTATAATCGacgctttggcgacgctttAGATTGCGTTGGCGGTACTTtagccgatgcttataagcgtcgctatAGGTCAACAAAAGCGTCGGGATAGCTCAGTTTTCCTGTAGTGACATATGTGGATAAATAACCTATTCAGCAAACTTGCAAAGAAATGCCAACTGGACTAATATTCGTTATTcaaaaatatctatattttctttgctgCTTACTTGGGAGAAGCTTTTTGGACACGTTATATAGTTGCCCCTCCACTCCTGCACCACATTCTCTCTCTAAACTCTTTTAGCTATACTCACGTTAGAACGGTGTGAGTAGCCGTTAGACCACCCCCCATaacaaacaatatatatatatatatatatatatatatatatatatatatatatatatatatatatatatacaaataatatatataataaattattaaacccAAGCAAATCACACTTGATTTAGTTGCGGATATTTCTGATGACATTTGGTGATGACATATGATCCCTTGATAGCACATATTTTCCACATTAATTTCTTGACAACTATGTCACGACCCTGGAAACAGAGGGTATGATCCATGTACCCAAAAAGCCTtcgaatatatatatttttggtaatTATAAGCGTCGATGTTAGACGACGCGTATAAGCGTCGTCGAAGGCGAGCACACCACCCTAATCCAACGACCGACCCCGATCGAGCCCTCATTTCTTCTCTCCGGCGCTGCTCGAGCTTCCGTGttgctcctctccggcgctgccctaGGTTCCATCTTGCTCCTCTCCGTTGCTATCATCACTTTCGTCTTGCCCCTCTCCGGTGCCGGCCGTCCGACTCcaaccccctctcctcctccctcctctccggcgccgaccgACCGACCCCAACCCCTCCATCCgaggtatttttctcctcctccctccgctccctccttctcgcttgttctcctccttctccgcctcCTCTTGTTCGTGTGTTCGTTGGTGTTTCTTCCAAATTTTACTgattctcttgcttggcctccgcccgaggatctcctccttctccctcctctccggcgccgtccGAGCAGCCCTCAAGCCTCGATCGAGCGGTATCCCTCCAGTCCGGAGACCGGCGTCGACCGACCGGCCTAAAGCAACGAGGTACTGTTCTTTTTatctgatttttatttaaaGAAAAACCTAGGTGGGATTTCATTACCACCTGGAGGAAACATTCCTATGATTTCTCGAAAACAACCCTAGTATCTTCATGGTAACTCCACTGAACTGGGTTAACATTAAGGAACAACCTTTCTTcatcaaagaagaaagatagAACTAGGGAAGGGACCTTATTTCTTGATTAATTACATTAACGAGAGATACACAATTTTTTTCCTAAATATAGGTTATGAACAGTGATAATACTTACTGTTCCAGCAACCGTAGAAACCCACAAAGTGCATCTGCATCCAATCAATATCAAAGCCAGAGTTAGCCGGTATATATTTGATTACAAATGCTTATTGCAAGTATAAAGACAATTAATGAGAATTAGTTTCTGATTCATGATCTGTATTAAAACCCAACTCATTTACTTAATCGATCGGTCCATCGATCGGACTAATTAGttttgagttaaaaaaaaaatgaaccacTGCTCATTATATGGAGTTTGAGCAACAACAAATAGGCACATGGAAGGCCAAATTTTAGATCTTTGTAGCACTGCAGAAGCATCAAGTTGCGACATATGCCCACGGCATTGTTCTCATGCAAGTTGGCAGAAAAGAACAAATCCCTCTGCCAACTCAAAACCACTACTCTTGATTGATATGGTTTAACAAAAATATCAACCCAAGCGGAAAAGAGCATGTATCATAGATGATTTGGTGAGCTTCTATGAGGTTCATATTTCTTACCTTCCAATGGTTGGTTACTGCATGTATTTTTGATATACGCATAGTTCTCATAGGCTACTTTGGCAGCCATCATGGAGAGATCCAAGGGATCTGTTTCGCCAAGCCCTGTTAGCGTCTCCATTAAGGGGAAATAATGGATCCAGGAATTACTCTTGTGGAGATCGGTTCGTCCATCGAGTTGTGCAATAAGCAACCGGAAATTGGCTGCTCCACGCCTGGGGATCACAACAGAAACTGCAGGGTATTGATTGGTTAATACTTTTCGTTAAAAGTATGTATGTCTTAAAGGTGTATTATTTGACATGAGGAAATACATTATGATACGTCGTAAAtactccaaaaaagaaaaaagaagtagGTAGTAATTacttatatatatgaaagaTTATATTGTAGTTAAGTACAAAAGCCATGTGGTGACTCGTTGTGGGACAAGTAGGTGGAAATATCGACTTGCGGTCCCATTTCTTAGGACAAATTTTTAGTTGGTTAGTTGGACCAGGTCCAACGAACCAGATCCGGTCTATCTAATAATTTCTCGTTTCTTTAAAAGtttaaattcaaattgtatAAGACATCACCTGCAGGATCTCCTTGATCTATTAAGGATTGAAGTTATGTTTTCATTTACATGTATGTTTAACATATGTTTTTTGtttcacacatacacacacagattgatggatagatagatagatagatagatgtgtatgtattataattattaaaggTGTATCATTTGACATGCGGAAATGCATTATGTCGTATAtactccaaaaaagaaaaaagaagtagGTAGGTagttatatatatgaaaaattattttgtagTTAATTACAAAAGTCATATGGTGAACCCTTGTGGGACAAGTAGGTGGAAAGATCGACCTTCTACCCCGTTCTTAGGACAAATTATTAGTTTGACCAGGTCCAGCGAACCAGATTTGGTCCATCTAATAATTTCTAGTTTCTTACCAGACAGACCAAGTCTTATACAATTTTGAATTCACGTTGTTAAAGAAATAAAGACCTAGGTTTTCTTTTGATTAAATGGGAGGGGATGAGAACCCACCCTTTATTTTCATTACAGTTAAGCAATATGAGAGATGCATCTTGGGGACTTAAGCAATTCACTGAGCAAGCCAACGAGAGAAAACATGTGATGACATTCCAGAATAAGCCTCGTACTCCACCATTAAGGGATACCAAGTTCACCAAAAACTCAATCACGCGCCCAATCCACCTCATTGGCGTTCTGATCGCCGATAATATCTTCTGAAGAACACACGTCAGGACGGTGACATGGTCAGTCAGGACACCCTCGAGCCTGCCGGCCACCGAGCTGCTGCTCTCCACAAACTTACAACTGGTCAGATGTCTTCTGAAGATGAGAAGGCTTAGTAGATCCAGCAGACTTAGTTTCTCATGCCGGTATATCATGTACTCATTCATGTGCCCATCACTAGAAGTTTCACAAGCCATTAGGCAAAGTTGGGGGGGGGTGGAAACaggagggaaggaagaagggtattgagaaagaagagaagaagaaggagaggtgcAGCAACCAAAGGAAATTGGAGCACTTCTTATATAGAGAAGAAAGCACCTGAAACTTGCCTAAAACCAGATTACCTGTTTAGCTGCCACACACACAGCAAAATCTAGTAATGTAATGGTATATCTTGTAACTAGTCATATAATAATGTCAGGATACAAATCATGCATTCATGCGTCGGTTGGATGATGAGCTGCTAAGAAGCTGCCATGCATGCACGTGCTACATGCAGTAATATTAAATTGTTTTGGGGGGAGTTTCGGTGGAAGAAGGATCTCAAGTCTTCACGCGTGTATGAAAGTTGGCACGAGTGCACGTGCAGGACGGGTAGTAATAAATTGTTTGGGAGGACTTTTGGGTGGAAGAGTGAGCCCATGTCTTCACACGAGTAGAAGAAGTTCAAGTACAAGTGCAGGACGGAACCACGACCATTTCAATTTTAGTAACGTGGCATCATCTAAACATCTATTTTCTATcttgtactctttactttcttttgatctAGCTAAATATACTTACattagagttatatgaaataccgtttttaccaaaaaaaaaaaaaaaatcaccatgTACTAAATGTTTTTCTCCATCCAAATTAGATACTAAATAAATATTGCAATGGGTTGGTGTTTATGAGCAAAAGTTAATGCGTTAACGTTTGCGGAATTTAAGATGGCAAAGAATCCCACCTAACCATAAGCTTCATCAAAACTACTCAAGGtacatataaatatgattttctcCATATGGATTTGCAAGGCATCTTGTTTATTGTACTCGGTCCTGCACAGATAATAAAGCATCTTCAAAATATGCTCAATGTGGAATGTTAAAGGCttgtatttttcttaaaaaaaagagaagaaaactcacttcattctcttcttttttgAATCATATAAAACCTAAAGTCTGCAGCCTAGCTCTCTCATGCTAAACAGATAAACTATATGTTATAATATATATGTCCTTTATTGGCAAACATTGAGAAGTCAATTGTTAAGGCAAATTTTACTGCAGGACCAGATCAGAATCCTCATCTTATTATCATCACTTGATGCTGATATGTGAACTTTTGCAGAATAAAATGAAAGGCCCAAAGTCCATGTTAGACTGCGTTATGTACCTAATTCCAGCTCTTGGCAATTTGGCAAACATTGAGAAGTCATTTTTGTAAGGCAATTTTGGTGCATGACCAGATCAGACTCCTCGTCTTACAATCATCACTAGATGCTAGTATTTGAACTTCTAATGGAAGGCCCAAAGTCCATGTTAGACTGAGTCATGTATCTAATTCCAGCTCTTGCCAAAGAAGTGAAATTTGAGCCACTGCTCTGGGCAAGTAATTTAGCTTTCTTCTTGCCGATGAaaaattttattagaattttttttgccATGCAGAGGTTCTTCAAGTGAAAGAAAGGGTCCAAGTGTTCACGAAAAAAGAGTGGGTGAGAGGGAGAATAGAGCATCCTTTCTCTTTTAGTGATGCAGATTGGTAGTTATTTCAAGTAATAACTATCTACTTTTGATGATTTCTTATCTTGATAATTTCTTCCTTGGAGGTTGCCGATGGTTTCCTATATGAATAACTCAATCTTATCCCAATAGCTTCCTTTAAAAAGTTAATTCTAGTATTAACATGTGGCTAAGCACGATTTTTCAATACATAAATGATTAACCAAATCTTGATTGGTCTTCAATTTTTGATCATTTATTATCATCAATTGATGTTCGATTAACTTTTGGATGTAAACAAATACTTATGGTAAAAAAAAATGCGAACACGCCATGGcctaaattctttttttttctacccTTTCTAGTTATGTACCATCATTTAGAAATTCTATGAATCTCTAATGGGAGAAAGATAaaatatgttgttttttttaatgtaagCAAGAGAGATCCACTATTTtaccattaaaataataaaataattttatcaaaatcagATCATACCATAAGTGCACTAGAACATCATATTAACCTAGTATAAGGATTGCATTAGGCTAACTTGAACATGATTAGGCTGGGATTCGAAGACAAGACTTGTTTTGGATGTGGActctaaatttctaattcaaactctaatcaacaaaaaaaacttGTACGCTACATATTTCAAACCCTCTTTAAatataagaaattaattaatctTCTTATTTATTGAACATTCCCTTCTACTGGGCATCAATGCTCTATAAAACTGGAGATGCatagtaatttattttttttggtaactttcagtttttaagccagtaatttcttttctttgggaATATATCCATTCCACTGTGCAAGATATTAGACTGAGCGGGACCACACATGTCACTTAGACGCAAAAAAGCGGCTATATTCCAATTATTGCACTATAATTTCCCCATGAAGATATCATTGTAAAGAAAGCATCGACCCATGAataatttaatgtcatgacaaATTAGTGGGCTCGTATGAACCATGAAGTGTGGAATGTTGGAGTAATTCAAAATTCTAAGCCTATTCTTCCTTCTCTTGTGTTCTTTCTTTAGTCCTACTCAATGGTCTTTATATAGTCTTCAGCCTTTTTAACCTGGTGAAGTAAAAAAATAGGAAGCTCACATGTGCACGAGCCCAATAGAGGCCCAAGGCAATTTGGCATATTCGATCCGAAAATGGGTTAACCAAGCGCGTCGTGCTCGATCATCACGCGTAGGGAGGGACCTCCCTCCCGGGCGCATCGCGCTCGATCATCACGCACAGGGGGACCCCCCTCTCAGACGTGTCGCGCTCGATCATCACGCGCAGGGAGAGACTCCCTATAAGGGTATCAAGTAAAGAAAGCATGGATCCATGAATAATTTAGAGcctgtttggttcgcggaaaaagaaggggggaaagtgtggtcaatgggaaagtaatgagatgcctctttgAGCCTCTGAACAACCTGATGAACCGCGTTaagtgtttggttggagttttcaaaggagagagacagaaaagttgtattcccatgagaatataatttccacatttcatgggaaagtctttccaatGAGAAACATataaaagttactttcccatgaggaacatgggaaagttactttcccatgaggcgggaatcactccatttttattttttctcaaaaaggcccttcagcattaaagaagcattaaagaggcattaaagacctaatttttattaagggtataataggaattatatataactttccaaGGAAAGTGGAtgttcaaccaaacataagcactttagaaatttgtaactttcctatggtcaaccaaacatgctaaaagtactttcctaggcatcctcttcctaggaatctgcttcccaggaatcatattcctagaagggaaaatgcttcccgcgaaccaaacgaccCCTTAATGTCAAGACAAATTAGTAGGTTCCTATGAAACAGGAAGTGTGGAAAGCATCCAAAAGCTCCAATGGGCTATTTGATTTTATCTGTATGTCCTTGCATGATAAATATATGCTTGGCAATAGTTAATGACTAGCTACATCAATCTCCATCCTGTAATGACGAGCTACCATGCTGACTTGATGAAAGGAGCAGACTATTTGGCGCTCGATCATCacgcgccgccgccgccacccccCCTCCTCCCTGGGGGGCGCGTTGTGCTCGATCATCATGCGCAGGGGGGACTCCCCATGAGGATATCATGTAAAGAAAGCATGGACCCAGGAATAATTTGATGTCAAGACAAATTAGTGGGTTCCTATGAAACAGGAAGTGTGGAAAGCGTCCAAAAGCACCAATGGGTTATTTGATTTTATCTGTATGTCCTTTGCACCACCTCGATAAATATATACTTGGCAATAGGTAATAATTATCGGGCGCGTCGTGCTTGATCATCACGCTCGATCACCATGCGTCCTATGAAATGCATGGACCCATGAATAGTTTAATATCAAGACAAATTAGTGGGTTCCTATGAAATAGAAAGTGTGGAAAGCATCCAAAAGCGCCAATGGGCTATTTGATTTTATCTGTGTCCTTTGCACCTCCTCTCCATCTAAATGATAAATATATACTTTGCAATGGGTGTGACTAGTTACATCAATCCCCATCTTGTGCCGCCTCGCAATCCCCCCTCCTGGGGGTGTCGCGCTCGATCATCACGCGCAGGGGGACTCCCCAGGAGGATATATAATGACTCCATCCTGTAATGACGAGCTACGCCTCCCCATGAGGATATACAAAGAAAGCATGGACCCATGAATAATTTAATGTAATGACTAGCTACATCAATCCCTATCCTGTAATGACGAGCTACCATGCTGACTTGATGAAAGGAGCAGGCTGTTTGGCGGGACCTCAATGTGATGCACATTTGTTTGGCCCCCTGAATGGCAAAGCTCGAATTTATAATAATGTATACATAATCTTAGGTCGAATTTCCACTCAAAAATAACCCGACAACAACGCGACAACCATTAGGAGTAAATAATGAAGATAAGATTTAGCGTTGACATAAACCGTATTTTCAgaatttgatatttttaatattgaaaTCTGATCGGATATGgatattcatattcatattgaatcatgaagtatgttttccTCGTAAGGATATCTTTGGCTGCAAATATAttcgaaaaataaaaagaaaataattatttttctaaagaaaagaaaagattttcaGAAAAGTAACCgcaagcttttcaaatttgttaattttctaatgaaacaaacaaattaaaaagtTAGATCTTCCAAAAGAACCAAGAGCTCGTTTGGTGTGCgggaaaagaaagggagaaagtgtggtcaacgagaaagtaatgagatgtctcttatttagttggagttttcaaaggagagagataggaaagttgtattcccatggaaatatgattttcacatttcatgaaaaaatcttttcaatgagaaacatgggaaagttacttttccataaggcgagaatcacttcatttttattttttccaaaaaggcccttcagcattaaagaggcattaaagacctaatttttattaaaggtataataggaattacatataatttttctaaaaaaatggatggtcaaccaaaaataagcactttgaaaatctgtcatttttttatgatttacTAAATATACTAAAAGTATATGCTCAGGCATGCtctttttagaaaatttttttttaataattatatttttaggagaaaaaaatacttttcgtgAACCGAAGAAGCCCCAAAAGTTCATCAAACGATTGTTCATGAAACCAAATGTACCTTTGGaatttttgccaaaaaaaacgAACCTTTGGAACTCGCAATGTACTTTCCTTGGGTGACGAACCTCGCGGCAGCTTGAGCTTTCCGCCCCTTTCCTTTTAATTTTGTTTGTGCCTTACCGCGTAGCAGCAAACCCCTTGTATAATCGTATGTGTCATTATTATCCAACGAGGCCCTCCTTTTCTAATGATTTAGATAATAAGAGTGAATAGGCTTCAAGGTTAATTTGCGAAGTTGCTCGGAAGCCAAAGTAAAATTAAGGTCAAGGGATGTGGATTACTAAACACAAGGTAAAGGGACACAATCTCTTTGAACCGATCCATAATTTGTCCGCACCATCATATCAATTAATGATGATCATCTCAATGTCTTAATGAATCTCCCACTTCCtctctaatttttttaatgttgtCTGCAATCAGGCTATCAACATATGACATTTTTATTCTTTGAGATGCCTTATCTGTTCATATCTGACTTCAACCcagaatctcatccaaaataacaagtcggaagatattatttaggttctttgatcttgtataagtactcaacatctatccagcaaataaccgatgtaggactaaacacacgcccgtacggatcctcacatactttctCTGTTCAAGCCTtgacatcctcgtcaggctaagggttcaaatccattcaaatctaaacacaaacaccacgatcggcacGTGGCCAGCCTCAATGGATTTgtgttgcagtgtcccctagtccacataggctataGGCCGGGTCGGCTctaatatcatttgtaacaatctaGGACCTAACccgaaatggctagccggaaggtattatttgggtttcttaatTTTGTATAAGAACTTATgatctacccagtgaataaccgatatgagactaaatacacgcccgcacgggtcctcataaGATAATATATGTGTACACTTATAGACCAATCCAATTTGACTGCACATCAATGCATATCTCCTCTTTTGAAAGGCATTTACAATTTGGAGGATTCagaatacccaaaaaaaaactgCCTTTGGAAAACTTTTCACCCTAGctctcaaaattaaaaaaaaaaaaagatattggaTGATCTTTGAAGTAGGCAATGATTCGTGTATTATCTAGGAAAATTAAGAGAGtggttattttgtttttttcacaTCAACTACCCTTGTGATTTTCACAAGCCTGAATTCCACAATCTCAatgatatatgtatgtatgtatatactgaAATCTCAGGGATTGACTGTTTTAGTTTGTTTCTGGTGCTTTGATTTGGTATGCTATTGTACCCCATGTTAAATTGTGGTCCTAATGGGAGCCTTTACCCTCGGcactagggctggaagtgggccgggccaCACCCCTACCCAAACCTATAGCATCAGCATGAAAGTTATTCCAAACCTTTCTATAACCGTGAGATAATATGGAAGCACTTACAAAAGTTTCATTTTATAGAggattttcatttatgatacttgtaaaaaatataaaacaaaggAATGATGTATTCCCATGCAACCAAACAAGAAGTGGAAAAAAGATTCCTAcaaagaaagggaagaaaggTGAGGAGGGGAAGATCATTCGCACCTCAATACCTTTTCTGCTCTTCACAACTTCACCGAGCGCTCCGCTTTACGACGATAGGCTGGTCGGGGCTCCTCTTCACAACTTCGCCGAGCTTGGACGATCGACGACTGGTGACCAACGATGAGCCGACAAGAAGAAATGGAGAAACCGTAGCTCTACGCCTCCACCGCTCTACACCTCTGCAAATCCCAACCAGTATCGGGCAACAACCAACTGGGTTTAAACAATAAAACCCATTCGGCAATCAGCCAATCACCCAAGGCCAAATGGAAATGGGCAAACCGCGATTCAGGCTACTCCTCGAgctggaagtgggctcgggTTTGGGCCGGGCCCGGGTCGAGCCAATGAGATACCCGAGCCCGACCCGAAATAGAAATGGGCTTAATTATTCAGCCCGAGCCGGCCTGAAATGCATTGGGCCTAGCCCATagctcggcccgcgggcggcccgacccgatgggcttcaggccggcccgagcccacttccagccctactcGGCACTCACAAATGTATGTATCTCACGAGTCGtcggtttttctttttatttagaaaatatattAAAGTCGGTTATATTGCTATTTTCTGAGCAAACGGTGACCCATACCCACACTcttccaaaaaaatatttaaatcaagATTCACCAAtatgatataaaatatttttagcatACTGAGTATCAGTACATCATCTGTACCAAATATTAATACCAAACCGGTATAGTACATCTTATACCCCCTGGTATGGCGTAGATTTAGATAGCCATCCATGGATTTGGAGATGGAATCTTATTTTCCTAAAAAGAAACACaattaaaaatatcattttGTAGCCCTCAGAGACCGGTGTCTCTTGTATCATTCTAG
This DNA window, taken from Phoenix dactylifera cultivar Barhee BC4 unplaced genomic scaffold, palm_55x_up_171113_PBpolish2nd_filt_p 000085F, whole genome shotgun sequence, encodes the following:
- the LOC120104726 gene encoding triacylglycerol lipase OBL1-like, whose product is MACETSSDGHMNEYMIYRHEKLSLLDLLSLLIFRRHLTSCKFVESSSSVAGRLEGVLTDHVTVLTCVLQKILSAIRTPMRWIGRVIEFLVNLVSLNGGVRGLFWNVITCFLSLACSVNCLSPQDASLILLNFSVVIPRRGAANFRLLIAQLDGRTDLHKSNSWIHYFPLMETLTGLGETDPLDLSMMAAKVAYENYAYIKNTCSNQPLEDALCGFLRLLEQ